A section of the Vicinamibacterales bacterium genome encodes:
- a CDS encoding arsenite methyltransferase, translating to MNHARKNTVTFGKERYMSDIKDVVKERYGKAALRVTAGQGDASCGCGSSCCSSVPGAVDPITVNLYDQKQTEGLPAEAVLASLGCGNPTALARLNPGEVVLDLGSGGGIDVLLSAKRVGSAGKAYGLDMTDEMLALARENQKKAGIDNVEFLKGEIENIPLPDNSVDVIISNCVINLSADKDRVLAEAFRVLRPGGRVAVSDIVVRGEIPAEIRRDVELWVGCLSGALDESDYVARLTRAGFEDVSIEPTRVYKVGDAREFLSGHGFDVDALAPLVDGRFFSGFIRGRKPAEVPKPA from the coding sequence GTGAACCACGCGCGGAAGAACACGGTCACATTCGGGAAGGAGCGTTACATGTCGGACATCAAGGATGTTGTGAAGGAGCGATACGGAAAAGCGGCCCTCCGCGTGACGGCCGGCCAGGGCGACGCGAGCTGCGGCTGTGGTTCCAGTTGCTGCTCGTCCGTGCCGGGCGCGGTTGACCCGATCACGGTGAACCTCTACGACCAGAAGCAGACCGAGGGCCTCCCGGCCGAGGCGGTGCTGGCGTCGCTTGGCTGCGGTAATCCTACCGCGCTCGCCAGGCTGAATCCCGGCGAGGTCGTGCTCGACCTTGGCTCCGGCGGCGGGATCGACGTGCTGCTCTCCGCCAAGAGGGTCGGATCGGCCGGCAAGGCCTACGGCCTCGACATGACCGACGAAATGCTCGCGCTCGCTCGCGAGAACCAGAAGAAGGCGGGCATCGACAACGTCGAGTTCCTGAAAGGCGAAATCGAGAACATCCCGCTGCCGGACAACAGCGTGGACGTCATCATCTCGAACTGTGTCATCAACCTGTCGGCCGACAAGGATCGCGTGCTGGCCGAGGCGTTCCGCGTGCTGAGGCCAGGCGGCCGCGTCGCGGTCTCCGACATCGTCGTGCGCGGCGAGATCCCGGCGGAGATTCGCCGGGACGTCGAACTGTGGGTCGGATGCCTGTCCGGCGCCCTGGACGAATCCGACTACGTCGCCCGGCTGACGCGGGCCGGATTCGAGGACGTCTCGATCGAACCCACCCGCGTCTACAAGGTGGGCGACGCCAGGGAGTTCCTGTCCGGCCACGGGTTCGACGTGGACGCGCTCGCTCCGTTGGTGGACGGCCGTTTCTTCAGTGGCTTCATCCGCGGGCGAAAGCCGGCAGAGGTTCCGAAGCCCGCGTAG
- a CDS encoding ATP-binding protein produces MRDTRLPPDLGADAEILGRLLLVQTTLHVMPKLDGMGEFLCQGLCDVPGVRGAAVCIGGRMVGRSETVPECEHLASAGSCDALVGQTSDSPCRSCPLAGLPGVIRLPFTTIIASYGWLVVFIDDAGRFAPYAPHVQNLVSLFATIVENRHQHGQLVEGRRLLEQKVQERTLELIRVNEDLAQSRKLESIGRLAGGIAHDFNNLLTAILGYTELAEDLAPSAATADCLREIRGAGERAAALTRQLLAFARRQVVAPKPVSPNALIDDLAAMLRRLIGEHIQLVVRLDPCGWRVLLDPGQFSQLLTNLAVNARDAMPRGGSLTVQTEGVSLDEEGARRLGLSEAGDYLVMTVADTGSGMADEVKVRAFEPFFTTKAVGHGTGLGLSTCYGIVKQNGGHIRLESEPGQGTVFTIYLPRTGDEDRPVVECRPQDDRLRGHETVLVAEDESAIRRLAAATLRAHGYHVLEAANGQEALDVLASHRGHVDVLITDVVMPEMGAQELVARLQTLGHQPLVLFVSGYPDAGGGDTHGSGAAFLAKPFVPMALLRKVRDLLARPPQSS; encoded by the coding sequence GTGCGAGACACACGCCTTCCGCCTGATCTGGGCGCCGACGCGGAGATTCTGGGCCGGCTGCTCCTCGTGCAGACCACGCTGCACGTGATGCCGAAGCTGGACGGCATGGGCGAGTTCCTGTGCCAGGGTCTCTGTGACGTTCCGGGTGTTCGTGGGGCCGCCGTCTGCATCGGCGGGCGAATGGTCGGCCGCTCTGAAACGGTGCCGGAGTGTGAGCATCTTGCGAGCGCCGGTTCCTGCGATGCGCTCGTCGGGCAGACCTCGGACTCACCCTGTCGATCGTGTCCTCTCGCCGGACTTCCGGGCGTTATCCGCCTGCCATTCACCACCATCATTGCGTCGTACGGCTGGCTCGTGGTCTTCATCGATGATGCCGGCCGGTTCGCTCCGTACGCGCCTCACGTGCAGAACCTGGTCAGCCTTTTCGCGACGATCGTCGAGAATCGGCACCAGCACGGACAACTTGTCGAAGGGCGCCGCCTTCTCGAGCAGAAGGTCCAGGAGCGTACGCTGGAGCTGATCCGCGTGAACGAGGACCTCGCGCAATCGAGGAAACTCGAGAGCATCGGACGCCTCGCCGGCGGGATCGCTCACGATTTCAACAACCTTCTCACGGCGATCCTCGGCTACACGGAACTCGCCGAGGATCTCGCCCCGTCCGCCGCCACCGCCGACTGCCTGCGGGAGATTCGTGGCGCCGGCGAGCGGGCCGCCGCCCTCACGAGGCAGCTCCTCGCCTTCGCCCGACGGCAGGTGGTTGCCCCCAAGCCGGTGTCGCCCAATGCGCTGATCGACGACCTCGCCGCCATGCTCCGTCGCCTGATCGGGGAGCACATCCAACTGGTCGTCCGCCTCGACCCGTGCGGCTGGCGCGTGCTTCTGGATCCGGGCCAGTTCAGCCAGTTGCTCACCAACCTCGCCGTCAATGCCCGTGACGCGATGCCACGCGGAGGCAGCCTGACGGTGCAAACGGAGGGCGTGTCCCTCGACGAGGAGGGTGCGCGCCGGCTCGGGCTCTCGGAGGCGGGGGACTATCTCGTGATGACGGTGGCGGACACCGGCAGCGGCATGGCCGATGAGGTCAAGGTCCGGGCGTTCGAACCGTTCTTCACGACCAAGGCCGTGGGCCACGGCACCGGCCTCGGCCTCTCGACCTGCTACGGCATTGTCAAGCAGAACGGGGGACACATTCGGCTGGAGAGCGAGCCCGGCCAGGGCACGGTGTTCACGATCTACCTCCCTCGCACGGGGGACGAGGACCGGCCTGTGGTCGAGTGCCGCCCGCAGGACGACCGACTGCGCGGACACGAGACGGTGCTGGTCGCCGAGGACGAGAGCGCCATTCGAAGGCTGGCTGCCGCGACGCTCCGCGCGCACGGATACCACGTGCTCGAGGCGGCGAACGGGCAGGAGGCGCTCGACGTTCTCGCGAGCCACCGCGGGCACGTGGACGTGCTCATCACCGACGTCGTGATGCCCGAGATGGGAGCGCAGGAACTGGTCGCACGACTGCAGACGCTCGGCCATCAGCCGCTCGTCCTCTTTGTCTCCGGCTACCCGGATGCCGGTGGCGGAGACACCCATGGATCCGGAGCGGCCTTCCTCGCGAAGCCATTCGTGCCGATGGCACTTCTTCGCAAGGTGCGCGACCTGCTCGCCCGCCCGCCGCAATCCTCCTGA
- a CDS encoding metalloregulator ArsR/SmtB family transcription factor, which produces MTSTDVDQIARYADMMSAMGTEPRLRIMRLLLSAHPVGMVVGEIQDELAIAGSTLSHHLDKLKNEDLVRVQREGTFLRYSANADALKELLAFLYAECCSRNKAVAPESITRLCKRC; this is translated from the coding sequence ATGACAAGCACCGACGTCGATCAGATTGCCCGATACGCCGACATGATGTCGGCCATGGGAACCGAGCCGCGCCTGCGAATCATGCGGCTGCTGCTCTCCGCCCATCCCGTCGGGATGGTGGTCGGTGAAATCCAGGACGAGCTGGCCATCGCCGGCTCGACGCTGTCGCATCACCTCGACAAGTTGAAGAACGAGGATCTGGTCCGCGTGCAGCGCGAGGGCACGTTCCTCAGGTATTCGGCCAACGCGGACGCGCTGAAGGAACTGCTCGCGTTCCTCTATGCCGAGTGCTGCTCCCGGAACAAGGCGGTCGCCCCGGAGTCGATTACCCGGCTCTGCAAGCGGTGCTGA
- a CDS encoding VWA domain-containing protein codes for MRPLLAALAVTALLMTSLGAGQAPAPVLRILAPGVGTYVSGSVIVRAAVEPPSQVVGRMTFFVDGRQVCTVEEPPFQCEWNAGTSVREHLFRVVATLSGGLRLTSSIRSKGSEYVEAVDVDMVHVTVTVLDGGRFVRGLTREGFRVFEDNVAQPISHFGAENIPLELAVAVDVSGSMTDAAEGVKANVKRFLSALKPTDRVTLAAFNENFFVLSRPTAGLAARLKAVDRLAPWGMTALHETLIRSFDLLGTEAGRRGLVVFSDGEDTSSRVARDAVQRRAEGSDAVLFMIGQGRATDAPGLRSLCEWLAGHSGGRAFFPRDMAELQETFDTIVDELSSQYLLTYAPPSSSRDGRWHQIRVEVGDGRYSVRARQGYRRMPSRP; via the coding sequence ATGAGGCCACTTCTCGCAGCGCTGGCAGTCACCGCGCTATTGATGACATCGCTCGGCGCCGGGCAGGCCCCCGCCCCGGTTCTGCGCATCCTGGCGCCCGGGGTGGGGACGTACGTCAGCGGCAGCGTGATCGTGCGCGCCGCGGTGGAACCTCCATCCCAGGTCGTCGGCCGGATGACCTTCTTCGTCGATGGCCGGCAAGTCTGCACGGTTGAAGAACCGCCCTTCCAGTGCGAGTGGAACGCCGGGACCTCGGTCCGCGAGCACCTGTTCCGGGTCGTGGCGACGCTGTCGGGCGGCCTGCGTCTGACATCGAGCATTCGCTCGAAGGGCAGCGAATACGTCGAGGCCGTGGACGTGGACATGGTCCATGTCACCGTCACGGTGCTCGATGGTGGCCGGTTCGTCCGGGGCCTCACGCGTGAGGGGTTTCGCGTATTCGAGGACAACGTGGCGCAGCCGATCAGTCATTTCGGCGCGGAGAACATCCCGCTCGAGCTTGCGGTGGCGGTGGATGTCAGCGGCAGCATGACCGACGCCGCCGAAGGTGTGAAGGCGAACGTGAAACGCTTTCTGTCGGCATTGAAGCCAACCGATCGCGTGACCCTGGCGGCGTTCAACGAGAACTTCTTCGTACTCTCACGTCCTACCGCGGGCCTGGCCGCGCGCCTGAAAGCCGTCGATCGCCTCGCGCCGTGGGGGATGACCGCCCTGCACGAGACCCTCATCCGATCGTTCGATCTGCTCGGCACCGAGGCGGGACGACGAGGGCTCGTGGTGTTTTCCGACGGCGAGGACACATCGAGCCGTGTGGCGCGCGACGCCGTGCAGCGCCGGGCCGAGGGGAGCGACGCCGTGCTGTTCATGATCGGCCAAGGCCGAGCGACGGATGCACCGGGTCTGAGGAGTCTCTGCGAATGGCTGGCCGGGCACAGCGGCGGTCGCGCCTTCTTCCCGCGCGATATGGCGGAGCTGCAGGAGACGTTCGACACGATCGTCGACGAACTGTCGAGTCAGTACCTCCTCACCTACGCGCCGCCGTCCTCATCTCGAGACGGCAGGTGGCACCAGATTCGCGTCGAGGTGGGTGACGGCCGCTACAGCGTCCGCGCCCGACAGGGCTACCGTCGGATGCCCAGCCGACCGTGA
- a CDS encoding MEDS domain-containing protein: MPRSQRDVSLGVTDERFPEGLHLCHIFNDDEERGRTIARYFQQGLKEGERALCLMDSISPVEVRAHLAELGIDVSALDRQFSIADSQQMYCPTGTFFPDQLLDNFGAFCRQAHDEGFSGTRISGDMGWALRTGTRVEELLVYEAKVKTYLETCPATAVCEYDARKFDGSVILDVLSVHPAMIVRGQIVKNPYYVEPADYLARYRARHTPSA, from the coding sequence ATGCCGCGCTCGCAACGCGATGTCTCGCTTGGTGTCACCGATGAGCGGTTCCCGGAAGGACTCCACCTCTGTCACATCTTCAACGATGATGAGGAGCGGGGGCGAACGATCGCGCGCTACTTCCAGCAGGGACTGAAGGAGGGCGAGCGGGCGCTGTGCCTCATGGACTCGATTTCGCCCGTCGAGGTCCGCGCCCACCTCGCAGAACTCGGCATCGACGTGTCCGCGCTCGACCGCCAGTTCTCGATCGCGGACTCCCAGCAGATGTACTGCCCGACCGGCACCTTCTTTCCCGATCAACTGCTCGACAACTTCGGCGCCTTCTGTCGCCAGGCGCACGACGAGGGGTTCTCGGGAACGCGGATCAGCGGCGACATGGGTTGGGCGCTTCGGACCGGGACGCGAGTCGAGGAACTGCTGGTCTACGAAGCCAAGGTGAAGACCTACCTGGAGACCTGTCCGGCAACGGCAGTCTGCGAGTACGACGCGCGCAAGTTCGACGGGTCGGTCATCCTCGACGTCCTGAGTGTGCACCCGGCCATGATCGTTCGCGGCCAGATCGTCAAGAACCCGTACTACGTCGAACCAGCCGACTACCTGGCACGGTATCGTGCGAGACACACGCCTTCCGCCTGA